One genomic window of Devosia salina includes the following:
- a CDS encoding division plane positioning ATPase MipZ: protein MRQGAHVIVVGNEKGGSGKSTTAFHLAIYLLYQGHKVASIDVDSRQQTLTHYVRNRRDWARSKGMSLPHTTHYHLPLARGDSARENHRIEFDLFRQAVGEVEGRSDFIIIDTPGFDTNLARLAHSLADTLVTPVNDSLIDLSVMAQVDPVTGEPRELSHYARLVQRARSERLSIDGRNIDWVLVRNRISMLSSRNMRQVQTMLERIAMRLGCRVADGIAERVIFRSLFATGMTVFDPLDDDLLGGVPSMSHMSARQEYRALVNALNLPSSQRAEARREVLASTPSDINRFVHMASNDS from the coding sequence GTGCGGCAAGGCGCGCATGTCATCGTTGTCGGCAATGAGAAGGGTGGCTCGGGCAAGTCGACCACTGCCTTCCACCTGGCCATTTATCTATTGTACCAGGGGCACAAGGTGGCCTCGATCGATGTCGACAGTCGGCAGCAGACGCTGACCCATTATGTCCGCAACCGTCGGGATTGGGCGCGCTCCAAGGGAATGAGCCTGCCGCACACGACTCACTATCATCTGCCTCTGGCGCGCGGAGACTCGGCGCGCGAGAACCATCGCATCGAGTTCGATCTGTTTCGCCAGGCGGTCGGAGAGGTCGAGGGACGCTCGGACTTCATCATCATCGACACGCCGGGCTTCGACACAAACCTGGCGCGCTTGGCCCATTCCCTTGCCGATACGCTTGTCACGCCGGTCAATGACAGCCTGATTGACCTCAGCGTCATGGCCCAGGTCGATCCTGTGACTGGCGAGCCGCGGGAATTGAGCCACTATGCACGCCTGGTGCAGCGCGCCCGCTCCGAGCGGCTCTCGATCGACGGCAGGAACATCGACTGGGTCCTGGTGCGCAACCGCATCTCCATGCTGTCCTCGCGCAACATGCGCCAAGTTCAGACCATGCTCGAGCGGATCGCCATGCGACTGGGCTGTCGCGTTGCCGACGGCATAGCCGAGCGTGTCATCTTCCGTTCGCTGTTTGCAACCGGCATGACCGTATTCGATCCTTTGGACGACGACCTGCTCGGCGGGGTGCCCTCGATGTCGCATATGAGCGCGAGGCAGGAATATCGGGCCCTGGTCAACGCCCTCAACCTGCCGTCAAGTCAGCGCGCCGAAGCGCGCCGCGAGGTGCTCGCCAGCACGCCCAGCGACATCAATCGTTTCGTCCACATGGCGAGCAACGATTCCTGA
- a CDS encoding winged helix-turn-helix transcriptional regulator — translation MSLTDTSQHANCSAMSDVLNRIGDKWSVMVVGMLGRNGTLRFNELKRLINGVSQRMLTLTLRNLERDGLVTRTIYPEVPPRVEYSLTELGKTLQEPISALWDWSAENHHAIVEARSIYDARETALTAEASRKVAYARG, via the coding sequence ATGTCACTGACCGATACTTCGCAGCACGCCAACTGCTCGGCCATGTCGGACGTGCTCAATCGCATCGGCGACAAGTGGAGCGTGATGGTGGTCGGCATGCTGGGCCGCAATGGCACGCTGCGGTTCAACGAACTCAAGCGCCTGATCAACGGTGTATCGCAGCGCATGCTGACCCTGACGCTGCGCAATCTCGAGCGCGACGGCCTGGTCACGCGGACCATCTATCCCGAAGTGCCGCCCCGGGTGGAGTATAGCCTCACCGAACTTGGCAAGACCCTTCAGGAGCCGATCAGTGCGCTTTGGGACTGGTCTGCGGAAAATCACCACGCCATCGTGGAGGCGCGCAGCATATACGATGCACGCGAAACCGCCCTGACGGCGGAGGCCAGCCGAAAGGTTGCGTACGCGCGGGGGTAA
- a CDS encoding DoxX family protein — MSAGNGSRGWNIGLWVGQGALALFYGMAGFMKLTQPIEGLVASGMSYAGDYPELLTRFIGTMEVLGALGVILPAATRIAPRLTPLAALGFCVIQVLAMGLHVMRGEYFMLPFNLVLLALSLFVAWGRTSKAPITAR; from the coding sequence ATGAGCGCAGGGAATGGCAGCCGGGGTTGGAATATCGGACTGTGGGTGGGGCAGGGGGCACTGGCCCTTTTCTACGGCATGGCAGGGTTCATGAAGCTGACCCAGCCTATCGAAGGCCTGGTCGCATCAGGCATGAGCTATGCCGGCGACTATCCGGAATTGCTGACGCGCTTCATCGGCACGATGGAAGTCCTGGGCGCACTCGGCGTGATCCTGCCCGCGGCCACCCGCATCGCGCCGCGTCTGACCCCTCTCGCTGCTCTGGGGTTTTGCGTTATCCAGGTGCTGGCCATGGGCCTGCACGTCATGAGGGGCGAGTATTTCATGTTGCCCTTCAATCTGGTCCTGCTTGCCTTGTCATTGTTTGTGGCCTGGGGCCGTACAAGCAAGGCGCCGATCACCGCCCGCTGA
- a CDS encoding beta-glucosidase, with protein MMSSRIDQLLNEMTLEEKVSLLSGEDFWSVPAIPRLGIGKLRVTDGPNGARGGGSLIGGVKSASFPVGIALGATWNIELVTEIGAALADEVKSKGAHMLLAPTVNIHRSVTNGRNFECYSEDPVLTAELAVGYIKGLQGQGIGATIKHFAGNESEIERTTISSEIGERALREIYLVPFEHAVKKAGTWGVMSSYNRLNGTYTSEHNWLLSTVLRDEWGYDGIVMSDWFGSHSTAPTVNAGLDLEMPGPARDRGQKLVDAVNAGEVSQETLDKRVLAMLRLMERVGSLDDHRTHEERADDRPEHRALIRRAGAEAAVLLKNNGVLPLTGSGKIAVIGPNAKVAQIMGGGSAQLNAHYRISPWQGLETALGSGRLDFAAGCTNHRFEPVLQGPFSVEYFANQTLSGEPVHIDTMEGAQAFWIGNVAAGKVDPLHFSARLRGQFVPETSGEHRVGIYSAGFAKVFVDGKLIADAWSSWTKGRTFFEEGCDEVVGTLPLEAGRPHEVVIEFATKDFATLGLAAFACGIGRPLGDEAIAEAVEVARNAETATIFIGRNGEWDTEGSDLPGIVLPGRQNELVEAVAAANPRTVVVLQTGGPVEMPWADRVAAILEAWYPGQEAGNAIADVLTGAAEPGGRLPQTFPVRWADNPAHSQDREVYPGLEGKVRYEEGIFVGYRHYDRVGMTPLYPFGFGLGYTSFALSDLVVDDSAFESDGNVVVSLAVANTGDRPGSTVVQLYVSDEKSSEPRPAKELKAFEKVHLQPGETRSVTLLLDARAFAWYREAAQHWLVEAGSFTISLGQSASDLPLSASLTRATTLMLPV; from the coding sequence ATGATGAGCAGCCGCATTGATCAATTGCTGAACGAAATGACGCTGGAGGAAAAGGTATCGCTCCTCTCCGGCGAGGATTTCTGGTCCGTGCCTGCGATCCCACGGCTGGGAATAGGTAAGCTCCGCGTCACCGATGGGCCCAATGGCGCGCGCGGCGGCGGCTCGTTGATCGGTGGCGTCAAGTCTGCGAGCTTTCCCGTGGGCATCGCCCTGGGCGCGACCTGGAATATCGAGCTCGTAACCGAAATCGGCGCCGCTCTCGCCGACGAGGTCAAGTCGAAGGGCGCGCATATGTTGCTTGCGCCCACGGTCAACATCCATCGGTCTGTCACCAACGGTCGCAATTTCGAATGCTATTCGGAGGACCCGGTCCTCACTGCGGAACTGGCAGTTGGCTACATCAAGGGTCTGCAGGGACAGGGCATCGGCGCTACAATCAAGCACTTCGCCGGCAATGAGAGCGAAATCGAGCGGACCACGATTTCAAGCGAGATCGGCGAACGCGCACTGCGCGAAATCTATCTGGTGCCGTTCGAACACGCCGTGAAGAAGGCCGGCACCTGGGGCGTCATGAGCTCCTACAACCGGCTCAACGGCACCTATACCTCCGAGCACAACTGGCTGCTCTCGACGGTTCTGCGCGATGAATGGGGCTATGACGGGATCGTCATGTCCGACTGGTTCGGATCACATTCGACCGCCCCAACGGTAAATGCCGGGCTCGATCTCGAAATGCCGGGACCCGCGCGCGATCGGGGCCAGAAGCTGGTCGACGCCGTCAATGCCGGCGAGGTGAGCCAGGAGACCCTCGACAAGCGCGTGCTCGCCATGCTGCGTTTGATGGAGCGGGTCGGCTCGCTGGACGACCACCGCACCCACGAGGAGCGCGCCGATGACAGGCCGGAGCACCGGGCCCTGATCCGTCGCGCCGGCGCCGAAGCCGCGGTGCTCCTCAAGAACAACGGCGTGCTGCCACTGACCGGAAGCGGCAAGATTGCCGTCATCGGACCCAATGCCAAGGTGGCACAGATCATGGGCGGGGGCTCCGCCCAGCTCAACGCTCATTACCGGATATCACCCTGGCAGGGGCTGGAAACGGCCCTGGGCTCGGGGCGCCTCGACTTCGCGGCCGGGTGCACCAACCATCGTTTTGAGCCGGTGCTGCAAGGCCCGTTCAGCGTCGAATATTTCGCCAATCAGACATTGTCCGGCGAGCCGGTTCACATCGACACCATGGAAGGTGCCCAGGCCTTCTGGATTGGCAATGTCGCCGCGGGCAAGGTCGACCCGTTGCATTTTTCCGCCCGTCTCCGGGGCCAGTTCGTGCCCGAGACCAGTGGCGAGCATCGCGTCGGCATCTATTCGGCCGGCTTTGCCAAGGTCTTTGTTGACGGGAAGCTGATCGCCGACGCCTGGAGCAGTTGGACCAAGGGGCGCACCTTCTTCGAGGAGGGGTGCGACGAGGTGGTTGGCACGCTGCCACTTGAGGCCGGGCGGCCCCATGAGGTCGTCATCGAGTTTGCCACCAAGGACTTTGCAACGCTGGGACTGGCGGCTTTTGCCTGCGGTATAGGCCGGCCTCTCGGCGACGAGGCAATTGCCGAGGCGGTCGAAGTGGCCCGCAACGCCGAAACCGCCACCATTTTCATCGGCCGCAATGGCGAATGGGACACCGAGGGCAGCGATTTGCCAGGCATCGTACTGCCGGGGCGCCAGAATGAACTTGTCGAGGCTGTCGCTGCAGCCAACCCGCGGACCGTCGTCGTGCTGCAAACGGGTGGCCCGGTTGAAATGCCATGGGCTGATCGGGTCGCGGCAATTCTCGAGGCCTGGTATCCGGGGCAGGAGGCCGGCAATGCCATTGCCGATGTCCTGACTGGCGCTGCCGAACCGGGTGGCCGTCTGCCGCAGACATTCCCGGTGCGCTGGGCCGACAATCCCGCGCACAGCCAGGATCGCGAAGTCTATCCGGGCCTTGAGGGCAAGGTGCGCTACGAGGAGGGCATCTTCGTTGGCTACCGCCACTATGACCGCGTGGGGATGACGCCGCTTTACCCCTTCGGCTTCGGGCTTGGTTACACCAGCTTCGCCCTGTCAGACCTGGTGGTCGATGACAGCGCTTTTGAAAGTGATGGTAACGTCGTGGTCTCCCTTGCCGTGGCCAATACAGGCGACCGGCCCGGATCGACTGTCGTCCAGCTCTATGTGTCCGACGAGAAATCGTCGGAGCCGCGGCCGGCCAAGGAACTGAAGGCGTTCGAAAAAGTGCACCTCCAGCCCGGCGAGACGCGGTCGGTCACACTGCTGCTCGATGCCCGGGCCTTTGCCTGGTATCGCGAGGCGGCCCAGCATTGGCTGGTCGAAGCGGGTAGCTTCACCATCAGCCTTGGCCAGTCCGCCAGCGATTTGCCGCTGTCCGCGTCACTGACACGGGCAACGACGTTGATGCTGCCCGTCTGA
- a CDS encoding DJ-1/PfpI family protein, producing the protein MTTLLTVLTPGFADWETALLNAGARDYYRLETRFATPGGEPVTSAGGLKVLPDMAVEEIDIGAVDAVLVNGGRIWSSPDAPDLSALLNTAHAAGKTVGGICDGVMALARAGLLDTTRHTANGPESLPSTGYGGAAHYVGTPRAVLDRRIVTAPGTAPVSFMSAVFDSLGLRTGDLDFYLGLYAAEHQAA; encoded by the coding sequence ATGACCACCTTGCTGACTGTGCTGACGCCCGGCTTTGCGGATTGGGAAACCGCCCTGCTCAATGCCGGCGCGCGCGACTATTATCGCCTCGAAACACGATTTGCGACGCCGGGAGGCGAGCCGGTAACCTCCGCGGGCGGGCTGAAGGTCCTACCGGATATGGCCGTGGAGGAAATCGACATCGGGGCGGTTGATGCCGTGCTCGTCAATGGCGGCCGGATCTGGTCCTCACCCGATGCTCCGGACCTATCCGCGCTGCTCAACACTGCCCATGCGGCCGGGAAAACCGTGGGCGGCATATGCGACGGCGTGATGGCGCTCGCGCGCGCCGGTCTTTTGGATACCACACGACACACGGCCAATGGCCCGGAGAGCCTGCCATCCACCGGCTATGGCGGGGCGGCCCACTATGTCGGGACACCCCGTGCCGTGCTCGACCGGCGCATCGTCACGGCGCCGGGAACGGCGCCGGTGAGCTTCATGAGTGCAGTCTTTGACTCTCTGGGCCTGCGCACCGGAGATCTCGACTTCTATCTCGGCCTCTACGCCGCCGAGCATCAGGCGGCCTAG
- a CDS encoding D-alanyl-D-alanine carboxypeptidase family protein yields MPFVRRLALALVLLMTGLVHAWANPLLVVDRATLDVLYAEDAGQPWHPASLTKLMTAYVVFEELAKGTVTLDTPVTISRNAFNQAPSKSGLPVDSAVTLKDALYILVVKSANDMAVAIAETVGGSEANFVAMMNDTAQRMGLTATHYVNPHGLHDPRQVTSARDLAIIALYIEQSFPQYMPMFATGVINLGKARLESNNSLLEGFPGTTGMKTGYVCASGLNIVATVDRNGRRLLAVVLGGSSARERNERAAGLMLEALSGQLRPTGQTVLSLANRAGVEPIDMRPLICGKDAKAYVAEQEAEFPMGLKDQPSYLTGDIPVSEYTAVDLGRIRTGIALPRPRPAHVPAIPAPTSVGSASIESVLRPGLSVSGLDIALPRPRPADL; encoded by the coding sequence TTGCCGTTCGTCCGCCGTCTCGCCCTCGCTCTTGTCCTTCTCATGACCGGCTTGGTTCACGCCTGGGCAAACCCCCTGCTGGTGGTGGATCGCGCAACGCTGGATGTGCTTTACGCCGAGGACGCAGGTCAGCCTTGGCATCCCGCTTCGCTGACCAAGCTGATGACGGCCTATGTCGTCTTCGAGGAACTGGCCAAGGGCACTGTTACGCTCGATACGCCGGTGACCATTTCGCGCAATGCCTTCAACCAGGCGCCGAGCAAGTCCGGCCTGCCGGTCGATAGTGCAGTCACCCTCAAGGACGCCCTCTATATCCTCGTGGTCAAGTCGGCCAACGACATGGCGGTGGCGATCGCCGAGACTGTCGGCGGCAGCGAGGCCAATTTCGTGGCCATGATGAACGATACGGCGCAGCGCATGGGGCTGACGGCCACGCATTACGTCAACCCGCACGGGCTGCATGACCCGCGCCAGGTGACCAGCGCGCGCGACCTGGCGATCATAGCGCTCTATATCGAACAGTCCTTTCCCCAATACATGCCCATGTTCGCCACCGGCGTGATCAACCTGGGCAAGGCGCGGCTGGAGTCCAACAACAGCCTGCTCGAGGGTTTCCCCGGCACCACCGGCATGAAGACCGGCTATGTCTGTGCTTCGGGGCTGAACATCGTGGCGACCGTCGATCGCAATGGACGCCGGCTGCTCGCGGTCGTGCTTGGCGGGTCCTCTGCGCGGGAACGCAACGAGCGGGCGGCGGGCCTGATGCTTGAGGCGCTGTCCGGTCAATTGCGCCCGACCGGCCAGACAGTGCTGTCACTGGCCAACAGGGCCGGGGTGGAGCCCATCGACATGCGGCCCCTGATCTGCGGCAAGGACGCCAAGGCCTATGTGGCCGAGCAGGAAGCAGAATTTCCCATGGGGCTGAAGGACCAGCCGTCCTACCTGACCGGCGATATCCCGGTCAGCGAGTATACGGCGGTCGATCTCGGGCGGATACGCACCGGCATCGCACTTCCGCGTCCGCGACCGGCGCATGTTCCTGCCATTCCGGCCCCAACGTCGGTGGGCAGTGCCTCGATTGAAAGCGTGCTGCGGCCCGGACTTTCGGTCAGCGGCCTCGACATTGCACTGCCGCGCCCCCGTCCGGCCGATCTCTGA
- a CDS encoding sulfurtransferase TusA family protein: protein MAIDDAVIDARGLKCPLPVLKMEKRLANAAAGTVVTVLATDPMAKIDIPLFCRQHDHAVTQKEADGVMCFEVTALGAPRT from the coding sequence TTGGCAATTGATGATGCGGTCATCGACGCAAGGGGGCTCAAATGCCCCCTGCCGGTCCTCAAGATGGAAAAACGGTTGGCCAATGCCGCTGCGGGGACGGTGGTGACCGTGCTGGCCACGGACCCGATGGCGAAGATCGATATCCCGCTCTTTTGCCGGCAACATGACCACGCCGTGACCCAGAAGGAGGCCGATGGCGTCATGTGCTTCGAGGTGACGGCGCTAGGCGCGCCAAGGACCTAG
- a CDS encoding CAP domain-containing protein, whose protein sequence is MTKLPAMLAIGALSIALAACSSFGGNTSPAALATGLSARMDQPNATLDSQQAIGLINAYRATRNMPPLVADAGLNGTAQALASQYAQTGTAPTKPQALVQMKLSAGYATFAETFSGWRNNSADAVGLAAPASKAGVAVAYNPSSSYGVYWVLVLGN, encoded by the coding sequence ATGACTAAACTTCCCGCAATGCTGGCCATTGGTGCCCTGTCCATCGCGCTGGCCGCCTGTTCGTCCTTTGGCGGCAACACCTCTCCGGCGGCGCTGGCCACGGGTCTGTCGGCACGCATGGACCAGCCAAACGCCACCCTGGACAGCCAGCAGGCAATCGGCCTGATCAACGCCTACCGGGCGACACGCAACATGCCACCCCTGGTGGCGGATGCCGGGCTGAACGGCACGGCGCAGGCGCTGGCCAGCCAGTATGCGCAAACCGGAACGGCCCCCACCAAGCCGCAGGCCCTGGTGCAGATGAAGCTCAGCGCTGGTTATGCCACGTTCGCCGAGACCTTTTCGGGATGGCGGAACAACAGCGCCGACGCAGTTGGACTGGCCGCTCCTGCGAGCAAGGCAGGCGTCGCAGTGGCGTATAATCCCTCGTCAAGCTACGGCGTCTACTGGGTGCTCGTCCTTGGCAATTGA
- a CDS encoding sensor histidine kinase, with translation MAIAFLILCIAAFVSVFAYYVTQAMGQTRTRLEERADAAAQVVATNAGWVAQVANQTLRRVDAAVGPEMLGDRETLRAAVEGLPANVDVYIIDAQANTIFSTVPGAESINVADRDYFIALREGAPFYTSDMLVSRLTGENIFVFSKRMSRQGQFAGAIMVSFSGALVQTFWSSLDLDEGSTVSLVRRDGMLMARYPRVTEPVDLSQHPLITQYLPQAEAGSYFSEQSPVDGVARVVSYRAVPGTDILALASIATNRTWESLRSAIVAVIIIAAPILLGLVGGGVWIVRLLRRDARRRADLEAANETNVLLFREIHHRVKNNLQSVQSLVRMQDMPASAKIDLQSRLSAMAAMHEHIYKHDRYEDIDAHDLVRVVVDEVVHAYGASADVEYVLDHVPVDRDHATPLSLLLSELVTNALKYAFADGREGTITVTLRDLGEGRCSLIVADNGIGMGEIPETPSSMGLRLVRGVVSQMGGTYRFLSDKGTRFEAELALAVNGHPTQR, from the coding sequence GTGGCTATTGCCTTTCTCATTCTGTGCATTGCAGCTTTTGTTTCAGTCTTCGCCTATTATGTGACCCAGGCAATGGGCCAGACGCGGACCCGGCTCGAAGAGCGCGCGGACGCTGCGGCTCAGGTCGTGGCCACCAATGCGGGTTGGGTTGCGCAGGTGGCCAATCAGACCCTGCGCCGCGTGGACGCAGCCGTCGGACCGGAAATGCTCGGGGACCGGGAAACGCTGCGGGCCGCTGTGGAGGGGCTGCCAGCCAATGTCGATGTCTACATCATCGATGCCCAGGCCAACACAATCTTCTCGACCGTTCCTGGCGCCGAATCCATCAACGTGGCCGACCGGGACTACTTCATTGCCTTGCGCGAGGGCGCCCCATTCTACACCTCGGACATGCTGGTCAGCCGGTTGACCGGGGAGAACATCTTTGTCTTCTCAAAGCGCATGTCGCGGCAGGGACAATTTGCCGGCGCCATCATGGTGTCCTTCAGCGGCGCTCTGGTTCAGACCTTCTGGTCTTCACTGGATCTCGACGAAGGGTCCACTGTCAGCCTCGTCCGGCGCGATGGCATGTTGATGGCCCGCTACCCTCGGGTAACCGAGCCGGTGGATCTCTCCCAGCATCCCCTTATCACCCAGTATTTGCCGCAGGCCGAGGCGGGCAGCTATTTCTCCGAACAATCCCCGGTAGACGGGGTTGCCCGGGTGGTCAGCTACCGCGCCGTGCCTGGCACCGACATACTGGCTCTGGCCTCGATCGCCACCAATCGTACCTGGGAGAGTCTGCGCAGCGCGATCGTCGCTGTCATCATCATTGCCGCACCCATTCTGCTGGGCCTCGTCGGTGGCGGTGTGTGGATCGTCCGCCTGCTGCGCCGCGACGCCCGCAGGCGCGCCGACCTTGAGGCCGCCAACGAGACCAATGTCCTGCTTTTCCGGGAAATCCACCATCGTGTGAAGAACAACCTGCAATCGGTTCAATCGCTGGTCCGCATGCAGGACATGCCGGCGAGCGCCAAGATCGACCTGCAGAGCCGCCTGAGCGCCATGGCCGCGATGCACGAGCACATCTACAAGCATGATCGGTATGAGGACATCGATGCCCACGATCTTGTGCGTGTGGTCGTTGACGAGGTCGTCCACGCCTATGGCGCAAGCGCCGATGTCGAATATGTGCTCGACCATGTGCCCGTGGATCGCGATCACGCCACACCGCTCTCGCTGCTGCTCAGCGAACTGGTGACCAATGCGCTGAAATACGCTTTCGCCGACGGAAGGGAAGGAACCATTACCGTCACGTTGCGGGATCTGGGTGAGGGCCGATGCTCCCTGATCGTCGCCGACAATGGCATTGGCATGGGTGAAATCCCCGAAACGCCGAGCAGCATGGGCCTGCGGCTGGTCCGCGGTGTCGTTTCCCAGATGGGCGGTACCTATCGGTTCCTCAGCGATAAGGGCACGCGTTTCGAGGCGGAACTGGCCCTGGCGGTCAACGGGCACCCGACACAGCGGTAA
- a CDS encoding siderophore-interacting protein, whose product MNKSFYEATVLSSRYLTPGMLRLTFGGEGLKGFPGTGRPDEYVRLFFPNETTGRLHLPHIDEQGRWTYPDGGQGAIRCSTYTIRNIRQDIGELDIDYVVHEGGLASDWAKGAKRGDVVTLNCPHGLYDPPADTAWQLLLCDATGLPALSRILENTPQDLQSRVFVEIAQASHRQSLPPHPNATVTWLDGSGNGVAASQLGAVMHAVPIPATPGYIWVAGEQKVVRAIRKYVRHQLKMPAERYQLVGYWIDGGEAWDARWDAVPAEVKTAIEAGWSSGRDPELVRDEYDATLEKFGL is encoded by the coding sequence ATGAACAAGAGCTTCTATGAGGCGACGGTCCTCTCAAGCCGCTATCTCACGCCCGGAATGCTGCGACTGACTTTTGGCGGTGAGGGCCTCAAGGGTTTTCCCGGCACGGGCCGACCCGACGAATATGTGCGGCTCTTTTTCCCCAACGAGACCACTGGCCGCCTGCACTTGCCGCATATCGACGAGCAGGGGCGCTGGACTTATCCCGATGGCGGCCAGGGTGCCATTCGGTGTTCGACCTACACGATCCGGAACATTCGCCAGGACATCGGCGAGCTGGACATCGACTACGTTGTGCATGAGGGCGGACTGGCCAGCGATTGGGCCAAGGGGGCGAAGCGTGGGGACGTCGTGACCTTGAACTGCCCGCACGGCCTCTACGACCCGCCGGCGGATACGGCGTGGCAATTGCTGCTCTGCGACGCCACGGGTCTGCCCGCCCTGTCGCGCATCCTTGAGAACACCCCGCAGGATTTGCAGTCCAGAGTGTTCGTCGAGATCGCTCAGGCCAGTCACCGGCAATCCCTGCCGCCCCATCCCAATGCGACCGTCACCTGGCTCGACGGTAGCGGGAATGGTGTTGCAGCCAGCCAGCTGGGGGCGGTCATGCACGCTGTCCCGATACCCGCGACCCCGGGCTACATTTGGGTGGCCGGTGAACAGAAGGTGGTGCGCGCCATCCGCAAATATGTGCGGCACCAGCTCAAAATGCCGGCGGAGCGCTATCAGCTCGTCGGCTACTGGATCGATGGCGGCGAGGCGTGGGACGCCCGATGGGATGCTGTTCCGGCGGAGGTGAAGACGGCGATCGAGGCCGGCTGGTCGTCTGGACGCGATCCGGAACTGGTGCGCGACGAGTATGATGCGACACTGGAGAAATTCGGCCTCTGA
- a CDS encoding carbohydrate kinase family protein: protein MTRIGFLGAMNRDIVVQGTAETLLATLGIDAAPLIETAISDDTALRGATLLRQEGSADHLGGSAFNAARVAALLNADQSLDLAFFGIAGTIGAASPHHDALLDWGIDASGVLKVPQPPATCLAIVERDGRTLLTASGANAGVADWIRSSFEGLALSVSRCDIIHVTSFLDPATPGLIAELLRHARRHNPALVVSLDPGMAWIGPGGAGLESLLGQTRILHLNNEEFDALCGAGGPGPAMAMLAPEGAIVARTHSGATVFSAGPDGLVVATLSPRALPASANIVDATGAGDTFCGAFLWAYGAHSGDLLRAAALGFELARLKVAMRGPLSMSATVRSAVQSWTQLTR from the coding sequence ATGACACGAATTGGCTTTCTGGGCGCAATGAACCGCGACATCGTTGTGCAGGGAACCGCGGAAACCCTGCTCGCGACGCTTGGCATTGACGCTGCTCCGCTGATCGAAACCGCCATTTCCGACGACACGGCACTGCGCGGCGCCACGCTGTTGCGCCAGGAGGGTTCAGCGGACCACCTCGGCGGCTCCGCTTTCAACGCCGCGCGCGTGGCGGCCTTGCTCAACGCCGACCAATCGCTTGACCTTGCCTTCTTCGGCATTGCGGGCACCATCGGCGCGGCGTCACCGCATCATGACGCGTTGCTTGACTGGGGCATTGACGCATCCGGTGTGCTCAAGGTGCCCCAGCCGCCGGCCACCTGCCTTGCCATTGTCGAACGCGACGGGCGCACCCTGCTGACGGCCAGCGGCGCGAATGCGGGCGTTGCCGACTGGATCCGATCCAGCTTCGAGGGTCTCGCCCTGAGCGTCTCGCGTTGCGACATCATCCACGTCACCTCTTTCCTCGATCCGGCGACGCCGGGACTGATCGCCGAACTGTTGCGGCACGCCCGAAGGCACAATCCTGCACTGGTCGTGTCGCTGGACCCGGGCATGGCCTGGATTGGTCCCGGCGGCGCTGGTCTGGAAAGCCTGCTCGGCCAGACGCGCATATTGCACCTCAACAACGAGGAATTTGACGCACTTTGCGGTGCGGGGGGACCAGGTCCCGCCATGGCCATGCTCGCCCCCGAAGGGGCGATTGTGGCGCGCACGCATTCTGGCGCGACGGTGTTTTCTGCCGGCCCGGACGGCCTGGTCGTTGCAACGCTTTCCCCACGGGCCTTGCCCGCCTCCGCCAATATCGTAGATGCGACCGGTGCCGGCGATACCTTCTGCGGCGCCTTTCTCTGGGCCTATGGTGCGCATTCGGGTGACCTGCTGCGCGCTGCTGCATTGGGCTTCGAGCTGGCGCGGCTCAAGGTCGCCATGCGCGGACCCCTGTCCATGTCCGCCACAGTTCGGTCGGCGGTGCAGTCATGGACCCAGTTGACGCGATAG